The DNA sequence GTCCTTGATCTCATTCAGGTACTGCACTCCCTTGGTCACATCCACCAGGACGTTGGGTCCCGTCCCATCAGGTCCAAAGCACCAGATCTTACGAGCCTCAGTCACCTCCCACTCGTACTTGTCGGCGAGGTAGCGAGCGCGAGCCTTGAGCTCCTGCCGTGATGACACATCTCCCTTCTCTATGTCCTCTGCCAGGCCATCGGGGAAGGGCCGGGCGCGCATGTACAGCCGGTTGTGCTTGTTGGGGGACTTGGACAAGCACATCTGGTCGGATTCCTCGCTCACGGTCTCTCTGTAGGACACCACAGGGTCTGATTTCTGTTAAAGAGAAAGCCCATGAGTTTAAATGGGTACATCACCAGGCACTGCAAGACGAGCCTTAAGGGCAAATTCTTTGCTCAGAGTAAGGTTGTCTTGAGACATCCCTGCTATGCCTTCAACGGCTGAGGGCATTTCATGTCTGCCTTGTGATCTGCTTAACCGTTCAGAAAACAGACCAACATAATCTACGACTGACATTCTCCAGGGACCTCACAAAACACCCGCGAGCAGCTCCTACCAGCCCAAGGATGCTTACCTTCAGTGGAATGCAGGCATGGTCCTCCTCCAAGTCCTTAAGACAGATCTCCAAATGCAGCTCTCCAGCTCCAGCGATGATGTGCTCACCAGACTCCTCGATGATGCACTGCACCATGGGGTCTGACTTGGCCAGGCGTTTCAGGCCTTCCACCAGCTTGGGCAGGTCCGCTGGGTTTTTGGCCTCCACGGCCACCCTCACTACAGGGCTGACGCTGAACTTCATCACGCGCATGTTGTGGGCCTGCTCGAAGGTGGTGATAGTACCCGTCTTCACCAGGAACTGGTCCACGCCCACCAAACCCACAATGTTCCCGCATGGGACATCCTCAATGGGTTCCACGTACCGACCCATCATAAGGATGGTCCTGTATCACAATACAAGGACAGAAGGACAAGTCGTGTTCAGACACTGCACTGATGTTGGCCTACACAAGCAGCCACATAACCGACTAAATCTTGCCAAGCCTTGGGACAGCCAGAGCTGTACAGACGTTCCCACTGACCTCTGGATGGGTTTGAGATACAGGTCCTCCTTCTTTCCAGGAGTGTAATTTGGTCCCATGATGCGCACCTTCAGACCGGTGGACACGCAGCCGGAGAAGACACGGCCGAAGGCATAGAAGCGGCCCTTGTCAGTGGTGGGCACCATTTTGGAGATGTACATCATCAAGGGGGCTTTGGGGTCGCAGTTCTTGATacctggaaggggggggggaagcaaggGGTGGGGGTTCATTTGGCATCCCCAAAACATCCCAGCAGCAGTTCCAACATCTACATTTCTGCTGTCCAATCACAACAATTCCAGTTCGTTGATATGAAACCTAAACTCTCACCTAACTAGCATAACGCAGACCAAAATAGAGTAGCCAAGGCTTAACCACACTTTAGGTAGATGGATAAATCTCGATTCAAACGACTTTTTGTTTTAACAGCACTGGAGCAAGAGCTACCATGTTTTACTAGCCATGCATTACTGTTCCATCCTAGCAGCAATTGTGCAGGAAGTCAACAGCGCCGTACCCATGGCAGCCTCGTCGTCGCCGGGGCCCTCATACAGCAGCTCGCAGCGGTACTTCTGAGCCGTGACAGGGGAGGGCAGGTGGATGGTGATCATCTGCAGCAGGGCCTCTCCAGCGGGGAGCCAGCGGCGCATCACCGCCTTCAGCAGCTGCTTGCCCTCCTTATCCTTATCCTCAGCGTCCAGCTTGATGTCCAGCTTCTCGATCAGCTTGGCCGTCTCGTCCTTCTTGAAGTTCATAATGGCATCGAACACCTGACAGTTTGGTGAGGAGATGGGCAGCAATTTAATTTTAGGACCACTGCACACATGGCCGACACCATGCAAGGGATTTGATTTTAGATGTAGTAGCAGATGTACACCTAGACAAGCACACCTACAACAAATCCTACACCAAGACTGAAGCGCAAGAGTCCCAACTGTACCGGTCAGATCTAACAGACACTATGACATCATGAAGACACACCCCCTCTTCACTCTCTCTGGTCCAGGACTTTGTAACCCCTCCCTCCCAGTCAGCATCGCCATGCTCATCAGACTGAAAGCTCTCATCACAGAACAATCAGGTCAAAGTGAAGAAAGTTTAAGTCATCCTCTGGTAGCAGGCAGTGCGGGTAGCATGGGAGACCCCCTCCTCCATTTCTGTCACCCTACACCCCTCACCTTGAAGATAGGGTCCAGGATGAGCTGAGCGAAGGTACGGGGAAGCTTCTTGCCATCAGGGCCAATGGCGGACTTGCTGAATTTGCCAGTGGCTGGGTCAAAGAACCTATGGAGATACGAACCACATCGAATGAGATCAATATGCCGACTTGGCAAAATCTTCACCCGAGGTGATGCCCACCAAGAACGTCAAGTCGGCATCTTCTCACCTGTCCCCCCACAGCTTCTTCATCATGTCCTCCACCTTCTTACAGCGCTCGGCCGGCCccagctgcccctcccccttGGCGGCGAACTTAGCCACATACATCTCAGCAAACTGTTTCAGGGTGAAGGCCCAGCCGTGCAGACCAGAACCAAAGCCCACTGTGCCGACAACCGGGTCGATCTGAAAGATGCAGGAAAATTAGTGCTAAAGAAGCCTGACAAGCATCAAGATTTAAAGCACCTTGTAATACTCTAATAACTATACCAGTAAATAAAAAGCCTACTATGACAATCCTTCACCAACAACTAGCCCCTAAGGGGACTCAAACCAGCCGCACCATGATGTTGCCCATGGGTCCACCCTCATCCTCGCCGTAAGTGGAGATGATGACGTTCACGTTCTCCACGATCCTCTGGAAGGTCTGGTAGAGCTCCTCCGGCACCAGCTGCAGCTCCAGCAGGGCACGGTCCATCTTGTTCATCATCAGCACAGGCTTGATCCTCTCAGCAATTGCCTGTCTCAGCACAGTCTcggtctgcacacacacacctgaggGAATAATGCACCATGAGCTTACTGGGTGGACTGCAATCACCGAAGGATTTAATTTTACATACAGCCAGAGTGATATCATACATGCAGAATCAAATCCTAAAAATGGCTAAATCAGTTTGGAAATGGCTCCATGTCAAATGCAGCAGCACACAAAGTCATCTTACCCGACACGCAGTCCACAACCACCAGGGCACCATCGGTGACACGAAGGGCAGCCGTCACCTCGGAGGAGAAGTCGACGTGACCCGGAGAGTCGATGAGGTTGATCAGGAAACCAGAGCCATCCTTGCACTGCTTGATGAAGGCCAGATCATTCTCACTTAGCTCATAGAACATAGAAATGGCACTGCAAGAAAGAGACGTCGGAAATGATTAGAAGTGGTGACTGGTGGGTTACATAGTCCCACATACAACTGAAATCTCCAAACACTGCCAGATGCTCTAGCTAACATGGACGGCTATTTCttgagaacttgtcttgtgtctCTCAATGTTATTTTAAAGGTCGTACATATTTATACTCTTTTCATCCAAGGATTTTATTAGTCACATGCAGGGTACACAGTCAGACCATGACCTGCAGTGAAATACAAGGTGGTCCACTGTTGCCTACAGTACGGCCAACAAGAGGAGGAAAGTAGGCATTTGAAGGTTTAATGTCAATGTCTATGGTGACCAACACAACCAAAACTCCATCTCGGTGTATGACTGATGAATGACAAAGACTGACTTGAGAAGCCTTCATGTCAGAACCCAAGCAGGCCCCACCATCGAGACTCACGTGGACTTGATGGTGATGCAGCGCTCCTGCTCATCTTTGCGCGTGTCCGTGAAACGCGTCTCCCCGGCGCGGGCAGAGGCGATGATGCCAGCCTTGGACACCAGGGAGTCTGTCAGGGTGGATTTCCCGTGGTCTACGTGCGCGATCACAGACATGTTTCGGATGTTGGACTTCTTGTCCATGATGGCACGGATCTGGTCTACGGTAAAATTCACCTGAAAGAAGCAGGGTTAGGTCATCCAACACGTTGACAATTGCAGCAACATAAACCATGAGTAAACCAAAGGTATTCTCCGGCAGTGTACACAACACATTCAACAACCGTCATGGTCACCTATCGACTATGATATACTGATCGGTTCTtcagttatttttataatttttaacGCTACTGTACTATGAACCACCACTGAACTGCGTCGTGTGCAGCTGCTGCTGCACTGCAATATCCATGACGTTCAACACAAATCTGCCAAAATAATTCACTGGTTTATTTCCTACGCATGTGTGCAACACCTGTTTAAAGTAAATATGCAATCTCAGTCTCAACATAAACATTTCATAGACATTCATAATGAACATCATCTCCCGAATCACTGAATCAACTTGTTAAATAACGTTCACATAACATTAAGGGCTTGGACTCTGCCACTTACTCAAAAATGCCAGGCAACGCATTCTGATGCGCGTCTTCGCCaccagttaaccagtttttgtGAGGGAGACACCCAACATAACTGACCgtaatatttaaatatcagTAGGTCAATTTCAAGTCTGAAATCACATATTTATTCTAAATAGCGCTTAAGGTATGTCGCATTATACGTGGCGACTTATGTGGAAAGGCAGTGTGCAGATACCGAGAAAGCCGATTCAAAACCGAGGCCTACGACCGGTGAGTCATCGACATATAATTTCATTGAAATGTTAAGTTGGACAAGTAAATCAAAAATTGCCGCAATTCCACGCAACGCTAAAACAGCGCGGCCTATGGACGGAAGGGCGAAGGTTCATTTAAGGCAGTGACCACGTGTCCAAATGCCGGCGTTTCGGCAATGACGCTGCGGAGCTTCCATACCGACCGCTCTCCGAGCTCATGCGTTGGCGTAGTCCAGGATACCAGCATACGCCATTCAATATACACATTAAAACAGCAATACGCTTCAATACATATTCTTCAGCTTTAGATCCATCTTTCCGGTTAAGAGGGTGACGTCACGTCTAGGCGGACTATGAAACGTTGGTCTATAAAATATGCAGCGCTAAAGCTGGCTATCGATGAAATATGAAGACACGAATCAGTCCCCGAGAACTTATACATTTCTCTTTTTAAAAACGCGGAAACAAAAGGATTTCAATTTCCCAGCTGTACAGCTGCGGAAACCCCACTTGTCGCCATACAAAAGGTGCCATCTTGTGCAGAGGCCGCCTTGTCTCGCCGTCTATCTCAGTCATCCGGTTAGACACCTAACCATCCCTGGCTTAATACTCGGCCAGAAGGCCACGCGGAGCAGATAGGTAACAGACTACAACTTAATGAGGAATCCTTGACTTACCATTTTGACAGATGGTTTACGATTCGCTTTCGGAGAACGTAACACCCAGTGAGTACACTGCCTACCGCAGTTCGGGATAGGCAGGGAAAAGGACGCAGACGTCGGCGCGCACGGTTTTATACTCAAGTGCAGGCCTCGCGCTCTCTACGTGTACAAACGTGCGCGCTCACCACCTCGTGAAAAATGCGCATGCCCTCAAACTACAGCAGGGGATGCGGGGATATGTCTACTACTGTACGAAGAACAGACTTTAATTTAATCAAATATATTATGCTTATTATTATAAGTAATGTACTATGTATAATATATCTTTATTGATATTGTTTCATGTTCAAATAATGATTGATTTTTATGttgtaattttaaaaacaatttatacaaaatgaaattaaatgtctATTTACGTTACgaccttttaaaatatttatactgAAAGCACACATTTACGCAAAAATATGCAGGTTTGCCaactcacgcatctggcgtgacactccgAAGGGGTGGGGTTATTGGCAATCCCTTCAGACTATTTAGATTAtcaaactcttacatacatgcaagtgcgtgtgcagacttgtctcgaatttaGAAAATCTCACACTAGttagctgaccaaagttggcaatcCTGCAAATGTATTAATAACCCTGGTGCCTTTTGATATAATTTTGGACATACTTGATATACATAAAAGTACTGTATTAGGATAAGTTCAGTTCAAACCTATATCAATAGCACAGCTGGATGTTATTAATTTCTATTtcatttgcatgtgtgtgtctgtgtgtgtatgcatgtacaagtactgtatattatatcTACACTATATGGaaaaaaagtattgggacacacctcttaaacactgaattcaggtgtttcattcagacccattgccacaggtgtacaaaatcaagcacccagccatgcagtcagttttataaacatttgtgaaagaatgggttgttctcAATGAATACAGGCGTAGCGCTGTCATAGGATGGCACCTTtacaataagtcagtttgtgaaatttcttccttgctagatattccacggtcaactgtaagtggtatttaCTCCGTCGTGAAGTGGCAGGCCGCACGAAGTACCAGAACGGGGTGGCagagtgctgaggcgcatagtgcaCTATTTTGACTCGGTAACTGCAGAGTTCAAAACTAACACAAGAActggagcttcatggaatgggcttccatggctgagcagctgcatgcaagcctcataTCACCCAGCGCAGTGCCAAGctttggatggagtggtgtaatgCACACTGCCGCtgggctctggagcagtggaaatgtgttctgtggagtgaggaatcatgcttctctgtctggcagtctgatggaggagtctgggtttggcggatgccaggagaacattacctgcctgactgcactgtgccaactgtcaagtttggtggaggagggataatggtaagGGGttgttccagtgaagggaactcttaatgcttcagcataccaagatattttggacaattctatgcttccaactttgtgggaacagttttggggaaggcccttctctgttccagcatgactgtgccccagtgcacaatgcaaggtccataaagacatggttgggtgagattggtgtggaagaacttgactggcccacataGAACCCAGACCTCAACCCCAACAAACACCTTTaaggatgaactagaatggagattgaaagccaggccttcatgttcAACATCAGTGCCcaacctcacaaatgctcttctggaagAATGGGCAAACATTCccacacactccaaaatcttatggaaaaccttctcagaagagtggcagctattatagctgcaaaggagggaccaactccatatggATGCCtttggatttagaatgggatgtcatgtAAGTTCCCATAGGTGTAATGACCAGGTGTCCTAATACTTttatccatatagtgtatataagGTTACTGCTTATTTCAATCTATCGATCTTATAAATGAAAGAGATATCTTTGTGTAGAATTTATCTACAGAAGGATCCATACTGCACTAATACACTATTTGCCAAACTTGGGCGTCGCATTGGACAAAAGCGTTTGCTAAAAAATGTGTACTGCCAATGAATTAAAAAGCCAAACTGatccagcaggtggcactggCACGCAAAGGCACACATTATCAGCATTCATAAAGAAGACTCGGCATTTACAAACAAAAATTCCGGAAATATATTGCTTGGGGCTGGACATTCTGTAAGTTGTGTTATGTTAAGTAGTACAGGCAGCGGTTTTGGAGTCATTGTCTTGTCTTGTAATCTTCATAAAACTTCCCTTGAAGCATCTTTGGTGATCAGAAACTATTCTATCAGTATCTGTGTAATGAACATTTTAATTAGACTCTCTGAGAGTCTATAATTATGTGACTCGCACTATCTACAGCTCCAGATCAGATCACTCTTTTGTACAACCAGTTTTATCACGAGTAAACCAGCAGAACAAATTCAGGTGAAATTCCTTTTAGTCGTATTTAGAGTCTTATTGTGGTGTTCAGTCTTAAGTGAACTGAAATTTTATCAAAGATAAGACAAAATTATTCATTTATGCGTGACTTTGGGGAGAACCCACATCATTCCTCACTCTCCCTCAGACCATGTAGAAATCAGCCTTTATATGATTGTGACTCAAACTCAGGGAAGGTCACACTGAGTCCACGCAAAAGGTTACTCGCTAGGctctttttttaaatggttgCCAAAAAGGTATTAAAGCTTGCTGAATACCAATTTTCCGAGACCTGGAGAGTCATACGCTTGGCCCCAGGACTTATGAtttgggggggttgggcaggCCCACCGTGGCACCCCTGTGGAGCTGGGCCTGCTGTAGGGTCTATATTATTTGTGAATTTTTAATGGGTGTGATTTCTTATTGCCTGAGTGTGCATGAGTGTGAATGTCTGCTTTGCTCCTGCTAAGTGTAGCTG is a window from the Paramormyrops kingsleyae isolate MSU_618 chromosome 21, PKINGS_0.4, whole genome shotgun sequence genome containing:
- the LOC111836684 gene encoding elongation factor 2b, whose amino-acid sequence is MVNFTVDQIRAIMDKKSNIRNMSVIAHVDHGKSTLTDSLVSKAGIIASARAGETRFTDTRKDEQERCITIKSTAISMFYELSENDLAFIKQCKDGSGFLINLIDSPGHVDFSSEVTAALRVTDGALVVVDCVSGVCVQTETVLRQAIAERIKPVLMMNKMDRALLELQLVPEELYQTFQRIVENVNVIISTYGEDEGGPMGNIMIDPVVGTVGFGSGLHGWAFTLKQFAEMYVAKFAAKGEGQLGPAERCKKVEDMMKKLWGDRFFDPATGKFSKSAIGPDGKKLPRTFAQLILDPIFKVFDAIMNFKKDETAKLIEKLDIKLDAEDKDKEGKQLLKAVMRRWLPAGEALLQMITIHLPSPVTAQKYRCELLYEGPGDDEAAMGIKNCDPKAPLMMYISKMVPTTDKGRFYAFGRVFSGCVSTGLKVRIMGPNYTPGKKEDLYLKPIQRTILMMGRYVEPIEDVPCGNIVGLVGVDQFLVKTGTITTFEQAHNMRVMKFSVSPVVRVAVEAKNPADLPKLVEGLKRLAKSDPMVQCIIEESGEHIIAGAGELHLEICLKDLEEDHACIPLKKSDPVVSYRETVSEESDQMCLSKSPNKHNRLYMRARPFPDGLAEDIEKGDVSSRQELKARARYLADKYEWEVTEARKIWCFGPDGTGPNVLVDVTKGVQYLNEIKDSVVAGFQWATKEGALCEENMRAVRFDIHDVTLHADAIHRGGGQIIPTARRVLYACQLTAAPRLMEPIYLVEIQCPEQVVGGIYGVLNRKRGHVFEEAQVTGTPMFIVKAYLPVNESFGFTADLRSNTGGQAFPQCVFDHWQILPGDPSDSTSRPFQIVAETRKRKGLKEGIPALDNYLDKL